The Candida dubliniensis CD36 chromosome 2, complete sequence genome contains a region encoding:
- a CDS encoding syntaxin, putative (1 probable transmembrane helix predicted by TMHMM2.0 at aa 345-362;~Similar to S. cerevisiae TLG2;~In S. cerevisiae: syntaxin-like t-SNARE that forms a complex with Tlg1p and Vti1p and mediates fusion of endosome-derived vesicles with the late Golgi; binds Vps45p, which prevents Tlg2p degradation and also facilitates t-SNARE complex formation.) translates to MFRDRTNLFLSYRRTIPRDTLPIKRTRFSDLDNEEENEGLILSSTSTTTSTTTATSNRKGRKNKSNRNSNSNNSGGSDYNDEEDIELRPMIPNIFDIAKELDSYLNIINKNIEELNSMYKKLIIINKLNKLNLEKKIEELNYQILIKFEKCYILIKKFEYLLNNYQKLKLNYNQQDLEILINFKKNYAVKIQDKSLIFRNLQNNYMKFLKNDDDDEEKNKEVENRFDTNNEQITLLNDLEESKSINTINSTNNNNNQQQQQQVQIQQQSNIQYLQQREREISKLAHGIIEISTIFKEMESMVIEQGTILDRIDYNLINTVEELNQANKELIKAHNYQKNSTKCKIIFFLSLCVFALLMIFMLRPTTSKNSHSNSMSNNNNNNNNNNNDSNISDDQELMRPNIDKPVNEVNPPSNVNKVFI, encoded by the coding sequence atgttTAGAGATAGaaccaatttatttttatcataTCGTCGAACAATTCCTCGTGATACACTTCCCATCAAACGAACTCGATTTAGTGATTTagataatgaagaagaaaatgaaggATTAATACTATCGtcaacttcaacaacaacttcaacaacaacagcaacgTCTAATAGGAAAGGGAGGAagaataaatcaaatcgtaatagtaatagtaataatagtggtggtagtgattataatgatgaagaagatattgaattaaGACCAATGATTCCTaatatatttgatattgctaaagaattagattcatatttgaatataattaataaaaatattgaagaattaaattcaatgtataaaaaattaataattattaataaattaaataaattaaatttagaaaaaaaaattgaagaattaaattatcaaattttaattaaatttgaaaaatgttatatattaattaaaaaatttgaatatttattaaataattatcaaaaattaaaattaaattataatcaacaagatttagaaattttaattaattttaaaaaaaattatgcAGTTAAAATTCaagataaatcattaatatttcggaatttacaaaataattatatgaaatttttgaaaaatgatgatgatgatgaagaaaaaaataaggaGGTGGAGAATAGGTTTGATACTAATAATGAACAAATtacattattaaatgatttagaagaatccaaatcaataaatacCATAAATtcaaccaataataataataatcagcaacaacaacagcaagtacagatacaacaacaatcaaatattcaatatttacaacaacGAGAACGAGAAATTTCTAAATTAGCTCATGgtataattgaaattctgacaatttttaaagaaatgGAATCAATGGTAATTGAACAAGGAACAATTTTAGAtagaattgattataatttaattaatacagtagaagaattaaatcaagctaataaagaattaattaaagctcataattatcaaaaaaattcaactaAATgtaaaattatattttttttaagtcTTTGTGTGTTTGctttattaatgatatttatGTTACGTCCAACAACATCAAAGAATTCCCATTCCAACTCCAtgtctaataataataataataataataataataataatgattctaATATTAGTGACGATCAAGAACTAATGAGAccaaatattgataaaccAGTCAATGAAGTTAATCCTCCATCTAATGTCAATAAagtatttatttaa
- a CDS encoding hexose metabolism-related protein, putative (Similar to S. cerevisiae HEX3;~In S. cerevisiae: protein containing a RING finger domain that interacts with Slx8p; mutant phenotypes and genetic interactions suggest a role in sumoylation and in genome stability.;~In C. albicans: protein similar to S. cerevisiae Hex3p, which is involved in DNA damage response; transposon mutation affects filamentous growth.), with amino-acid sequence MNSDNNPIREPDIKKRKIEPKTSNNNNNNSSQQTTSNTRNNDQIIEILSDEESAPPRPTTTIVNLDTESDDSTLTDVDYRDDNYAGDGGNEIQIVGVNTSNPTPLSTPLSNINRGGVPSNTNINNNNNRTHNDNNDDDDEEDDDDLEILEVRTINNPQNERLSTPVGDIPFVREHNDYRIFGNRPIRNSNPPIIRSQSEMGRRQPLPSPSQIQQGLMPTNRRRSIRERYTGMVHSDYEPWITVPNPELYGGREAFDPARFFQSESTLGRSGLDIRVIELGSRPEDYALIRERLRRDRETTALNSSRQRGRNTTSRAPRRSYLELAANETSNLSSFPHQPPINSTEHSSHSRRGVGNRNGRVRRQQSRHIDSPPFLDDHPFLSDVTTPVPRELRFLGNTYHDVGLALDNLMDSSYTPGGFNAAIERSIMQRIDEDNNRTIDRRLAQETNYNKKTKNEIEKKMANQDEGHTSIIKSNENLVCELCNIILGEGVSEDFHGDSRYNEKFSHHCETYNCQAPWFCVYPFTKVDIELSKRIFVAKCGHLFCGRCVKNIGNRPKIRRKSKTNGGGGDVSILNPKFYAPSTCPELQCQKKFSAKSFTEVYF; translated from the coding sequence atgaacaGTGACAATAACCCTATCAGGGAGCCTGATATTAAGAAAAGGAAGATCGAACCAAAAactagtaataataataataataatagctCACAACAAACAACTTCAAACACTAGAAACAATGATCAAATTATAGAAATACTATCAGACGAAGAGTCAGCGCCACCACGACCAACAACTACTATAGTTAATTTGGATACAGAACTGGATGACTCTACATTAACAGATGTCGATTATCGTGATGATAATTATGCCGGTGATGGTGGCAATGAAATACAAATAGTAGGTGTAAACACTTCAAATCCTACTCCATTAAGTACACCATTGTCAAACATTAATCGTGGTGGCGTTCCATCCAACacaaatatcaacaataacaataacaggACTCATAATGACaacaatgatgatgatgatgaagaagatgatgatgatttggaaatattAGAAGTTCGAACTATAAATAATCCACAAAATGAACGACTACTGACTCCAGTGGGTGATATTCCATTTGTTAGAGAACATAATGATTACAGAATTTTTGGAAATCGTCCAATaagaaattcaaatccACCAATTATAAGGTCACAACTGGAGATGGGACGTCGACAACCATTACCAAGTCCAAGTCAAATACAACAAGGATTGATGCCAACAAATAGACGAAGACTGATAAGAGAAAGATATACCGGTATGGTACATTCAGATTATGAACCTTGGATTACTGTACCTAATCCAGAACTTTATGGTGGTAGAGAAGCTTTTGACCCAGCaagattttttcaaagtgAATCGACCTTAGGGAGATCAGGATTGGATATAAGAGTGATAGAGCTTGGATCAAGACCAGAAGACTATGCTTTGATTCGAGAACGTTTACGTCGTGATCGAGAAACAACTGcattaaattcatcaagACAAAGAGGAAGAAATACTACATCTCGAGCTCCTAGACGATCATATTTGGAATTAGCTGCAAATGAAACATCAAACCTTTCTTCATTTCCTCATCAACCACCTATAAATTCTACTGAACATTCACTGCATTCAAGAAGAGGAGTTGGGAATAGAAATGGTAGAGTACGACGTCAACAAAGTCGTCATATAGATTCCCCACCATTTCTTGATGATCATCCCTTTTTAAGTGATGTTACCACTCCAGTTCCTCGTGAATTACGATTTCTTGGAAATACTTATCATGATGTTGGTCTTGCccttgataatttgatgGATTCTTCTTATACACCTGGTGGGTTTAATGCTGCTATTGAACGAAGTATTATGCAACgaattgatgaagataataatCGGACTATTGATAGAAGACTTGcacaagaaacaaattataataaaaaaactaaaaatgaaattgaaaaaaaaatggctAATCAAGATGAAGGACATActagtattattaaatcaaatgaaaatttagTTTGTGAATTAtgtaatataatattagGTGAAGGAGTATCAGAAGATTTCCATGGTGATTCTCgatataatgaaaaattttctcaTCATTGTGAAACTTATAATTGTCAAGCACCTTGGTTTTGTGTTTATCCATTTACTAaagttgatattgaattatcaaaacGAATATTTGTTGCTAAATGTGGTCATTTATTTTGTGGTAGATGTGTTAAAAATATTGGTAATCGACCTAAAATAAGGCGTAAATCTAAAAccaatggtggtggtggtgatgtATCAATATTGAATCCAAAATTTTATGCCCCTTCAACTTGTCCAGAATTACAATGtcaaaagaaatttctGGCTAAAAGTTTTACTgaagtttatttttag
- a CDS encoding negative regulator of phospholipid biosynthesis, putative (Similar to S. cerevisiae OPI1;~In S. cerevisiae: transcriptional regulator of a variety of genes; phosphorylation by protein kinase A stimulates Opi1p function in negative regulation of phospholipid biosynthetic genes; involved in telomere maintenance.;~In C. albicans: functional homolog of S. cerevisiae Opi1p, which is a transcriptional repressor of INO1 involved in inositol biosynthesis; has leucine zipper and putative Opi1-Sin3 interaction domain; interacts with ScSin3p, but not CaSin3p.), giving the protein MTVPSISNSQLPPPPYSQTDNNPTSIHQSGLNGSVQDQGHQIQSHAQSQAQVQGPELVSAAETLSSFTRNTTPPSDAETVAMDDASPPSVILPPIQHQRHPIVSTVSMVARHPIVMNAVKYYETSKRNYPSFNYAAGIVESAAIPVVNNIEAKLNTRHQTRQASAVSSTDITPTNSNFGDYKIQHDGNSLQKKRRFSTSSQTTNISSYSSIDTRKRLQFCINILKLANTNINSKVEFLQEKINETEIAVKEEREKLNAQKSNDSNSTTTDQATQKTKTEIIGTVKKIIHLISNFRPSSLGDTTTSNGLSPVSSNGSQSNSDFELKNAIRDIIMSLPQSLQHQQQQQQQQQQQQQGSSRNSQDDVIFKFAKESLVMISKLTQIFTEKLDQVEHWVNGDEEQNLQSQSQSQSQSQSQSQSQSQSQSQSPEGLEKQQEDEKEEENLAAETKRMKLDGSV; this is encoded by the coding sequence ATGACAGTAccttcaatatcaaatctGCAACTTCCACCACCTCCATATTCCCAAACAGATAACAACCCCACTTCTATTCACCAACTGGGACTAAATGGGTCGGTGCAAGACCAAGGACACCAAATACAATCACATGCACAATCACAAGCACAAGTACAAGGACCGGAGTTGGTTTCTGCGGCAGAGACTTTATCTCTGTTTACTAGGAATACCACACCGCCATCTGATGCTGAGACGGTGGCTATGGATGATGCTTCCCCACCATCAGTAATATTACCCCCAATACAACACCAAAGACATCCAATTGTTTCTACTGTTTCTATGGTTGCTAGACATCCGATTGTCATGAATGCAGTTAAATACTATGAAACCTctaaaagaaattatcCATCATTCAATTATGCTGCTGGTATAGTTGAATCTGCTGCTATACCTGTTGTAAACAATATTGAAGCCAAATTAAACACAAGACATCAAACAAGGCAAGCATCAGCTGTATCTTCTACTGATATCACCCCAACAAACTCCAATTTTGGTGATTACAAAATTCAACACGATGGAAATCTGttacaaaagaaaagacGATTTAGTACATCAAGTCAAACCACCAACATTTCTTcatattcttcaattgatacTAGAAAAAGATTACAATTTTGtatcaatattttaaaattggCTAATACTAATATTAATTCCAAAGTTGAATTTCTTCAAGAGAAGATTAATGAAACTGAAATTGCCGTTAAAGAGGAACGAGAGAAATTAAATGctcaaaaatcaaatgattcTAATTCAACTACTACTGATCAAGCAACACAAAAGACTAAAACAGAAATTATTGGAACAgttaaaaaaatcattcatTTAATATCTAATTTCCGTCCTTCATCATTGGGTGATACTACAACAAGTAATGGATTAAGTCCAGTTTCATCAAATGGATCACAATCTAATTCagattttgaattaaaaaatgCCATAAGAGATATTATTATGAGTTTGCCACAATCATTACAAcatcagcaacaacaacaacaacaacaacaacaacaacaacagggTTCATCAAGAAATTCACAAGATGATGTGATATTTAAATTTGCAAAGGAATCACTTGTGATGATAAGTAAACTAACACAAATATTCACTGAAAAATTGGACCAAGTGGAACATTGGGTAAATGGTGATGAAGAACAAAATTTACAACTGCAACTGCAACTGCAACTGCAACTGCAACTGCAACTGCAACTGCAACTGCAACTGCAACTGCAACTGCCAGAAGGACTAGAAAAACAGCAAGAggatgaaaaagaagaagaaaatttgGCAGCTGAAACCAAACGAATGAAACTAGATGGTAGTGtatag